The Clostridium bornimense genome includes a region encoding these proteins:
- a CDS encoding RNA polymerase sigma factor — MSTNSLIGKSYINDILSKHSTLVYRLALVITKSKVSANEVVENVFLEYVKHSKGFISDYHLELWFIETTIEFSNKFFRRNLIKFTNFTDKISFENSKQEILYNKVLSISKKDRIVFHLYYCEDMSIKEISKLFNCNKSYVKRQICISRNRIEKMLENEYDHEKLKKEYKKANARIVLPLEYIYKLSRNMMGYNEESKGEQFMKNYKKMAIVAILFLSIGILTISTNFVYGDYDKDANNGLKITEYDKSINLSKGDFNYKNLAYAKESSSEGADEDNGVEEWSETKYIDYLGVDPRPTYIPENFKEVTSNNQIEVISEDQTLECDNFNFYYVGEENSYISIDVSKGQLPVYSSSYKENSSSISIVDDEISYSEDLETKDEHFKEFMHNDIGYSVTAKGVSEEDFIKMISSIIQK, encoded by the coding sequence ATGAGTACTAATTCATTAATAGGTAAAAGTTATATAAATGATATACTAAGTAAACATTCTACATTAGTATATAGACTTGCACTAGTAATAACTAAAAGTAAGGTTAGTGCTAATGAGGTAGTGGAGAATGTTTTTCTTGAATATGTCAAGCATTCTAAAGGCTTTATAAGTGATTATCATTTAGAATTATGGTTTATTGAAACAACAATAGAGTTTTCTAATAAATTCTTTCGTCGAAATCTTATTAAATTTACCAATTTTACAGATAAGATTAGTTTTGAAAATTCAAAGCAAGAAATTCTATATAATAAAGTCTTAAGTATTTCTAAAAAGGATCGTATAGTTTTTCATCTATATTATTGCGAAGATATGTCAATAAAAGAAATAAGCAAATTATTTAATTGTAATAAGTCATATGTAAAACGTCAAATATGTATCAGTAGAAATAGAATTGAGAAAATGTTGGAAAACGAATATGATCATGAAAAGCTAAAAAAAGAGTACAAAAAAGCTAATGCAAGAATTGTTCTTCCGTTAGAATATATTTATAAATTATCTAGAAATATGATGGGGTATAACGAAGAAAGTAAAGGAGAGCAATTTATGAAAAATTATAAAAAGATGGCTATAGTAGCAATATTATTTTTATCAATAGGAATTTTGACTATTTCTACTAATTTTGTTTATGGTGATTATGATAAAGATGCCAATAATGGATTAAAGATTACTGAATATGATAAGTCTATTAATTTATCTAAAGGTGATTTTAATTATAAAAATTTAGCTTATGCAAAAGAGAGTTCCTCTGAAGGTGCTGATGAAGATAATGGGGTAGAGGAGTGGTCAGAAACTAAATATATTGATTATTTAGGGGTAGATCCTAGACCTACATATATACCAGAAAATTTTAAAGAAGTGACATCAAATAATCAGATTGAAGTAATATCAGAAGATCAAACTCTAGAATGTGATAACTTTAATTTTTACTATGTGGGTGAAGAAAATAGTTATATTAGTATAGATGTTTCTAAAGGTCAATTACCTGTATACTCATCATCATATAAAGAAAATTCATCATCAATATCTATTGTAGATGACGAAATATCTTATAGTGAAGATTTAGAAACAAAAGATGAGCACTTTAAAGAATTTATGCATAATGATATAGGATATTCAGTTACAGCAAAGGGGGTGTCAGAAGAAGATTTTATTAAGATGATATCATCAATTATACAAAAATAA
- a CDS encoding LysR family transcriptional regulator — MIEELKTFITVVEVKNFTKAADQLNLSQPSVSNHIKNLENYFGVTLINRSVKQKSIFITERGYILYKKAKEIITLLETTYMEIQNKSNSIKGSIKVGASLTIGEYVIPDFLAYFTKKYPDIDIEVVIENTAVICNGLKDMILDVGLIEGTSSSSSFEQEYFSRDEMVLALPYYNNITQEKFSLNKLQNQRWIAREEGSGTREFLNMFLGVNEITPQNIMILGSNYAVKEAVKNNLGITIISKLVAAEAVKNKEICTIDLGENYIRHFSYILPKHITKSKATKIFLEELKEYSRM; from the coding sequence ATGATTGAAGAATTGAAAACTTTTATTACAGTAGTAGAGGTAAAAAACTTCACTAAAGCGGCTGATCAACTAAATTTATCTCAGCCTAGTGTTAGTAATCATATAAAAAATCTTGAAAACTATTTTGGGGTTACTTTGATAAACAGATCAGTAAAACAGAAGAGTATATTTATAACTGAAAGAGGATATATCTTGTATAAAAAAGCTAAAGAGATCATAACTCTATTAGAAACTACTTATATGGAGATTCAAAATAAATCTAATTCTATAAAAGGATCTATAAAGGTAGGAGCCAGTTTAACTATTGGAGAATATGTTATTCCAGATTTTTTAGCTTATTTCACTAAAAAATATCCAGATATTGATATTGAAGTTGTCATAGAAAATACAGCTGTAATATGTAATGGATTAAAAGATATGATATTGGATGTTGGTTTAATAGAAGGAACTTCTTCATCATCAAGTTTTGAGCAAGAGTATTTTTCTAGAGATGAAATGGTCTTAGCTCTACCATATTACAATAACATAACCCAAGAAAAATTTTCCTTAAATAAATTACAAAATCAAAGATGGATAGCTCGTGAAGAAGGATCTGGAACAAGAGAATTTTTGAATATGTTTTTAGGTGTAAATGAAATAACTCCCCAAAATATTATGATTTTAGGAAGTAATTATGCTGTAAAAGAAGCTGTAAAAAATAATTTAGGTATAACAATTATATCAAAACTTGTAGCAGCTGAAGCTGTAAAAAATAAAGAAATTTGTACTATTGATTTAGGAGAAAATTATATAAGACATTTTTCCTATATACTTCCCAAACATATAACAAAATCAAAAGCAACGAAAATCTTTCTAGAAGAATTAAAAGAATATTCTAGGATGTAG
- a CDS encoding YeiH family protein, whose product MSDKKRSFSIANIRDIIPGLLVSVAVGFASILLSNFIPKVGAATISIFLGMLVGNLFLNQKVFHKGYKFSETDLLSYSIVLLGGTLSISTLMELGWRGILFIILQMAITIVAALYIGKKLGFGQNFRFMMASGNAVCGSSAIAATAPVIDADDKDKGIAITIVNVTGIFLMFILPLLSKFLYNHEVMNTSAMIGGTLQSVGQVVASGAMVSEEVKDLATIFKIVRVIFLVVVVFIFGHLKHKHNEEIIEEEIDDVKKGKVRIPWYVIGFFITCALFSLHIIPNGLSHVFKELSNKFEIIALAAIGLKVNIKDLIKQGKAVSLYGLFIGCAQVISVIILIFLLL is encoded by the coding sequence ATGAGTGATAAAAAAAGAAGTTTTTCTATAGCTAATATTCGTGATATTATTCCAGGATTATTAGTATCTGTAGCAGTAGGATTTGCAAGTATTTTACTATCAAACTTTATACCTAAAGTAGGTGCTGCAACAATTTCGATTTTTTTAGGGATGTTAGTAGGAAATTTATTTTTAAATCAAAAAGTTTTTCATAAAGGATACAAATTTTCTGAAACTGATTTACTATCATACTCAATCGTTTTATTAGGTGGTACATTAAGTATATCTACTTTGATGGAATTAGGGTGGAGAGGCATCTTATTTATTATTCTTCAAATGGCTATAACTATAGTAGCTGCATTATATATAGGTAAAAAGTTAGGCTTCGGGCAAAATTTTAGATTTATGATGGCTAGTGGAAATGCAGTCTGTGGTTCTTCAGCTATTGCAGCTACAGCTCCAGTCATTGATGCTGATGATAAAGATAAGGGGATAGCAATAACAATTGTAAATGTCACTGGTATTTTTCTAATGTTTATATTACCTTTATTATCAAAGTTTTTATATAATCATGAAGTTATGAATACATCTGCTATGATAGGTGGAACACTTCAATCAGTTGGGCAAGTCGTAGCTAGTGGTGCCATGGTTAGTGAAGAAGTCAAAGATTTAGCTACAATTTTTAAAATTGTTAGAGTAATATTCTTAGTAGTTGTCGTATTTATATTCGGTCACTTAAAACATAAACATAATGAAGAAATTATTGAAGAAGAAATAGATGATGTTAAGAAAGGTAAAGTTAGAATTCCTTGGTATGTTATAGGTTTCTTTATAACATGTGCCTTATTTTCTCTTCATATAATACCTAATGGTTTATCCCATGTATTTAAAGAATTAAGCAATAAATTTGAAATAATTGCTTTAGCAGCTATAGGTTTAAAAGTAAATATTAAAGATTTAATAAAACAGGGGAAAGCTGTTTCATTATATGGTTTATTCATAGGTTGTGCGCAAGTAATTTCAGTTATAATATTGATTTTTCTTTTATTGTAA
- a CDS encoding gamma carbonic anhydrase family protein gives MIKGSEFKMKKIDKSCFIAKNVELIGEINIGYNTSIWDGVTIMSNTDTTIIGYNSNIQNDTIIYNDFGSPTIVGNDVTIGNNCAIHSCKINDNVLVEGNAVIKQGAEIGENTIVCAGSVIEKDNKIPSGVLCKGNPAKIVRKLTDKEIKSIKIVADHYIALADIYK, from the coding sequence ATGATAAAAGGCAGTGAATTTAAAATGAAAAAAATTGATAAAAGTTGTTTTATTGCAAAAAACGTTGAGTTAATAGGCGAAATAAATATTGGATATAATACATCTATATGGGATGGCGTTACAATAATGAGCAATACCGATACAACTATCATTGGATATAACAGTAACATTCAGAACGATACTATTATATATAATGATTTCGGTTCACCTACTATTGTAGGAAATGACGTCACAATAGGTAATAACTGTGCTATACATAGTTGTAAAATTAATGATAACGTATTAGTTGAGGGTAATGCAGTAATAAAGCAAGGAGCCGAAATAGGAGAAAATACTATAGTGTGTGCCGGAAGTGTCATTGAGAAAGATAACAAAATTCCATCTGGTGTGTTATGTAAAGGAAACCCTGCTAAAATAGTTAGAAAACTTACAGATAAAGAAATAAAATCAATTAAAATAGTTGCCGATCATTATATTGCTTTAGCAGATATCTATAAATAA
- a CDS encoding DUF975 family protein, producing MQNYEIRAMARKQLQGKWGLALGTFLLIQIILVGITYLGTFIGILSDVRWIAYIIAVIFTPVFTLGKCRFSLNLATDKDAANLEDAFSQFNLFFKALGLFILQTIIIYVGLILLIVPGIILSFSLSQSYYVLVENPDKSIIDCLKESNTIMKGYKWKLFCLYFSFIGWSMLALLTCGIGTLWLTPYIETSMACFYKDITKANYDNTIEFQ from the coding sequence ATGCAGAATTATGAAATTAGGGCTATGGCTCGAAAGCAGCTCCAAGGTAAATGGGGTCTCGCTTTAGGTACTTTTTTGCTTATTCAAATAATTTTAGTTGGAATAACATATCTAGGTACCTTTATAGGAATTCTTAGTGATGTTCGATGGATAGCGTATATAATAGCAGTTATATTTACACCAGTATTTACTTTAGGAAAATGTAGATTCTCTTTAAATTTAGCTACTGACAAAGATGCAGCAAACTTGGAAGATGCTTTTTCTCAATTCAATTTATTTTTTAAAGCTTTAGGACTTTTTATATTACAAACTATAATTATTTATGTAGGATTAATACTACTTATTGTACCAGGAATCATATTATCATTTTCATTAAGTCAATCATATTACGTACTTGTTGAAAATCCTGATAAATCTATTATAGATTGTTTAAAAGAAAGTAACACTATAATGAAAGGTTATAAATGGAAACTGTTTTGCTTATATTTTTCATTTATAGGATGGTCAATGTTAGCTTTACTTACTTGTGGAATAGGTACATTATGGCTTACACCATATATAGAAACATCTATGGCTTGTTTTTATAAAGATATAACTAAAGCAAATTATGATAATACAATAGAATTTCAATAA
- a CDS encoding GNAT family N-acetyltransferase yields the protein MNNLNIEFENTITVENYNKLRRSIGWVEIPEEIAKRSLDNSIFIIAVKLKDEIIASARVVGDKGYVAVIFDVMVDPRYQHIGIGTIMIEQILDYLVNSITIGECIHITLFAEKNKEGFYKKFGFTEVPNSATGPGMFKTIWK from the coding sequence ATGAATAATTTAAATATTGAATTTGAAAATACAATTACTGTTGAAAATTATAATAAATTACGTAGATCAATAGGTTGGGTAGAAATTCCAGAAGAAATAGCAAAAAGAAGTTTAGATAACTCTATATTTATTATTGCTGTTAAACTAAAAGATGAAATAATTGCATCTGCAAGAGTTGTTGGTGATAAAGGTTATGTGGCAGTTATTTTTGATGTAATGGTAGATCCAAGATACCAACATATTGGCATAGGAACTATTATGATAGAACAGATTTTAGATTATCTCGTTAATTCCATTACTATTGGAGAATGTATTCATATAACCCTATTTGCTGAAAAAAACAAAGAAGGTTTTTATAAAAAATTCGGCTTTACAGAAGTACCTAATTCAGCAACTGGACCAGGTATGTTTAAAACTATTTGGAAGTAA
- a CDS encoding DUF308 domain-containing protein yields MRYMLSRIFMLEGIILGILGLLFLFNPIESMFIFTDIAGWFFILLAILSILKIPRDILMGIIDLVIGLILIIMPIDTIGVLIISYGMWSLIKGIYLLIMFFTNKNTRSGIFILYSVVTIIFGIIILSNLATGYMILPYVIGIYFVLSAISEIFIGFRFGH; encoded by the coding sequence ATGAGATATATGTTAAGTAGAATATTTATGTTGGAAGGAATAATATTAGGAATTTTAGGTTTATTATTTTTATTTAATCCAATAGAATCCATGTTTATATTTACTGATATTGCTGGCTGGTTCTTTATATTACTTGCTATACTTTCCATATTAAAAATTCCTAGAGATATCTTGATGGGTATAATTGATTTAGTAATTGGATTAATCCTAATAATAATGCCAATAGATACTATTGGTGTATTAATAATTTCTTATGGTATGTGGTCATTAATAAAAGGGATATATTTATTAATAATGTTTTTTACAAACAAGAATACTCGTAGCGGGATATTTATTCTTTATTCTGTAGTAACTATTATATTCGGAATAATCATATTATCAAATTTAGCTACAGGTTATATGATTCTACCTTACGTAATTGGTATTTATTTTGTACTTAGTGCTATTTCTGAGATTTTTATTGGATTTAGATTTGGTCATTAA
- a CDS encoding DUF975 family protein has translation MSIKILKENALDQLKGRWLISFFTLLIYLIILQSTSVLSSILSSTKYADSILMIQIFILNTVISIFLTGVMKTGKCKFLLNMTKDYHSARSIDLFSQFKIYPKAFLLSVLIVVFSTLWYIPILVISVICILVYMISQPIEVIFNVEYYFATNQIRTTMIILIGIIALFIIASLVIQLMYSQAFFILADNPNKSTFSCLQESRFIMKGNKFRYIWLHLSFIGWYLLCCTLAVLTSLLLEVNICTIILLIGFLLIEPYIELTKANFYVNAN, from the coding sequence ATGTCTATTAAAATACTAAAGGAAAATGCATTAGATCAATTAAAAGGTAGATGGTTGATATCATTTTTTACACTTTTAATATATTTGATTATCTTACAAAGCACATCTGTTTTATCATCTATTTTATCTAGCACAAAATATGCTGATTCAATTTTAATGATACAGATTTTTATACTTAATACTGTTATTTCAATATTTCTAACAGGGGTAATGAAAACAGGAAAGTGCAAGTTTTTATTAAATATGACTAAAGATTATCACAGTGCTAGATCTATAGATTTATTTTCACAATTTAAAATTTATCCGAAAGCTTTTTTATTATCAGTGTTAATTGTTGTATTTTCAACTTTGTGGTATATACCAATATTAGTTATTTCAGTGATTTGTATATTAGTATACATGATTTCTCAACCAATTGAAGTCATTTTTAATGTTGAATATTATTTTGCGACAAATCAGATTCGTACTACTATGATAATTCTAATTGGAATAATAGCTCTTTTTATAATTGCGTCTCTAGTTATACAACTAATGTATTCGCAAGCCTTTTTTATATTAGCTGATAATCCTAATAAATCAACTTTTTCATGCTTACAAGAAAGTAGATTCATTATGAAAGGAAACAAATTTAGATATATATGGCTACATTTATCATTTATAGGATGGTATTTACTTTGTTGCACATTAGCAGTGCTTACTTCATTATTATTAGAAGTAAATATATGTACTATAATTCTTTTAATTGGTTTTTTACTAATTGAACCTTATATAGAATTGACTAAAGCTAACTTTTATGTAAATGCTAATTAA